The sequence below is a genomic window from Bacillus sp. (in: firmicutes).
TCATACGCCAGGGCATGTTTCATTTTTCAGAGATTTTGATAAGGCCTTAATAGTGGGAGATGCATTTGTTACAGTTAAACAGGAGTCACTTTACAAAGTATTTACACAGGAACAAGAAATAAGCGGCCCGCCAAGGTATTTAACACCAGATTGGAGAGCTGCAAAGGAATCGGTCATTAAGCTGGAGGCGTTGAAGCCGACGGTTGCTGTAACAGGGCACGGATTACCGATGTCGGGTGAATTGCTATCAACAAGCTTGGAAAAACTAGTAAGTGAATTTGACAGCATTGCCGTTCCAGACTATGGAAAGTATATTCATTAAACGTTTATTTAAACTTATAAAATAAAAATCAGTCCGCAGCATCTATTATGATGAAGCGGGATTTTTTGTGAAATATTTTTGTTGAGTTCGCCAAGTTGTGACATATTCACTATGTAAAATATAGTAAAATAGTAATACAATGATAATTAAGTAAAAGATTACATCTGGGAAAGTAGGGTGCTTATGTTAACACATTTAAAACTAACTCACATCTCTAGAATTATTTTACTTCTTTTACCTTTACTTCTTTTAAGCACATACGTAAAGGCCGCACCGCCAGAACAACTAATATTTATTGCAGTGAATGATCAATTGGTCGAATTTGCTGATGCAAAACCATTTACAGTTGAAGGTGTTACATTTGTGCCATTAAGGTCCGTAGCTACTTTACTGAACGCTGAGGTTACATATGATAATGCGGAAGACGCGGTAGTAGTTAGAAAAGACAATCAGTACATGAAAATCAATCTTAATGAAAAAATATATGAAAATGAAATGGCTGAAAAACAGCCTATTTCCCTTAAGACGGTGAATAATCGCACCTTATTACCATTGCGCTTCATTGCCGAATATTTTCAATTAGAGATAAGCTTTTACGAAAAAGGTCCGATTGCAAGATTAATAGACAATGCTACTATTATTCAACTTACAAACGAACAACTTTATGCCAAAAACAAAGAAAAAATTGATAAGGCAGTAAAGCAATGGAAAGGGGAACGAGAAAAGCAGACAATAAAAGAGCAGGATCGAAGCAAAATTGCTTATTTAACCTTTGATGATGGGCCTAATGAGCAGACAGCTGCAATTCTTGATATTTTACAAAAATATGATGCCAAAGCAACATTTTTTATGATTGAGCCGAAAATTCGCAAATACAAAGGAGAAGTATTGCGAATGGTA
It includes:
- a CDS encoding polysaccharide deacetylase family protein, translating into MLTHLKLTHISRIILLLLPLLLLSTYVKAAPPEQLIFIAVNDQLVEFADAKPFTVEGVTFVPLRSVATLLNAEVTYDNAEDAVVVRKDNQYMKINLNEKIYENEMAEKQPISLKTVNNRTLLPLRFIAEYFQLEISFYEKGPIARLIDNATIIQLTNEQLYAKNKEKIDKAVKQWKGEREKQTIKEQDRSKIAYLTFDDGPNEQTAAILDILQKYDAKATFFMIEPKIRKYKGEVLRMVSENHAIASHSVTHDKSKVYKNPDALLDEMNITRATLFAITGIDSHLIRTPYGSKPYLTENYRNLLAKENLQVWDWNVDSNDWRYSPEKIVSTVENQVKQLKQQQKAPVILFHNQKSTIETLPEIIEFLKAEGYILQAYDREHHMMVNFWNDERI